The following nucleotide sequence is from Desulfurobacterium indicum.
GAGGCTAAGGAAGAACTTCAGGATATGTTCTCCAGGAGGTACTCCTAATGGTTTACACAAAATTATTGACACAACCCTCTTTTCTTGGAAGTTTCTCTTTTAAATCGGATAGGTTGTTTTTAATACTCTTTATTTACGGAGTTTTTATAGAGTTTACTCAGCTTTTTATACCGGGAAGATATTGTGATTGGAAAGATGTTCTTGCAGATGTAATCGGAATATTTTGCGGTTTAGCTTCTTTTTTGCTCTTCTCTACTGTTAAGCATAAAGATAAAGAGACTTAAAGTTATAAATCCGATAACTCCTGTCATTATCAACGCTGTTTTTGTGTAAGGTAGTCCGAGATTTATTCGTTCTTTGATAATCAAGTAGGTTGTATAAATATAAACGGCAATTCCAGATAGAAGGGCTATCTGTATAATTTTTTTTCCGATGGGGTGTTCAAAAAACCACAGAGAAAATACGGCTATGTAACCAACGGAGAGGGGCAATATTCCTGCCCTCAGGAAATGTGCACTTATGAGTAACAGACTGAGAAAAACAAGTGTTCCTTCTACAAATTTTTTCATAGTTATCGGAGAACCTCTAAAGGATTTAGAGGATAAGCTTTTCCGTTGTGTATTCTGCTTATTTCAAAGTAGAGTCCGCTTCTTCCCCAGTCGCCGGAAACACCTGATGTTCCAATTACCTCGCCTCTGTGGACCAGTTGTCCCGGTTTAACATCTATTTTTCCTAAAGAAGCATATATTGTTGTATATCCTTGTGGATGTTCCAGAATAACAACGTTTCCGTATTTTTTAAGAAATTTATCGTCTTTTCCAGCAAATTTAACGATTCCCACTTCAGCAGCTTTAACAGGTTTTCCTGGTGGAGCTATAATAAATATTCCCTTGTAGCCTTTTGCCCTGATTGTTGTGTCTATCTGTCCGTCAAGGGGCATTTTAAATTCTATCGGTCTGTTTATCGCGAGGCGGTCCTTATATCCGACCAATATTTTAAGTCTCTGTCCCGGCCTTATTAGATACGGTTTTCTAAGATGATTTACTCTGATTATACTTTTAACGGATACGCCGAATTTTTTAGCAATTTTTCCGATAGAGTCTCCACGTCTTACAGTGTAATATTTGTATATAGGAACTTTCCTTAGCATTGAGTATTTTGAGGAGTTTTCTATCTGTGGTGAAGTTGCTTTAGTTACTGGTTTGTTTATCGGTACGGAAACCCTTATAGGTATTTTTAATATCTGGCCTTTGTATATTCTGTAAGGTTTCTTTAAATGGTTGATTTTTATGATTTCTCTTACGGAAGTTCCAAATTTTCTGGCAATTTTCCCGAGGTAGTCTCCGGTTTTTACCTTATATTTGATAATTTTAGTGGTAAATTTTGTTGGTGTTTTACGGGAGTATCTCTTCAAACTTTTCTTTTTGTATTTTACAGGAATTTTAAGCCTTTGACCTGGATATATTCTGTAAGGTTTCTTTAAATGATTGATTTTTACTATTTCCTTTGTTGATACACCGAATTTTTTAGCTATTTTTCCCAGGAAATCTCCACGCTTTACCTTATATAAGGTATAAGAAACGGGAATTTTAAGTTTTTGTCCGGGATATATAGTATAAGGTGCTTTAAGCCTGTTTGTGATAATTATTTGAGTGGTTGTTATCCCGAAACGGTCAGCAATCTTTTTAAGGGAATCTCCCTTTTTTACCGTGTATGTTGTGGCCGTTGCTGTAACAGTTATTGCAATAAGTATAATAAATGTTTTAATAAGTGATTTCAAAATCTTCATAAACGCCTCTATAGTCGGAGTAAGTGTATTTTACATCTTTCACATCTGCAAAGAAAGGACCTTGCCTAAGATAGTCAAGGAGTTTTTCGAGCTTCTCTTCATCGCCTTCTGCTACAACTTCAACCCTTCCGTCAGGAAGGTTTCTGACAAAGCCTTTTAGTCCCAAAGCTTTTGCTTTTGAACGAGTGAAAGCTCTGTATCCCACGCCCTGCACTTTTCCTGATACAAAAGCATGCAGTGTTTTCAGAGCCATTTTTTTATCTCCTCGGCCGTTTTTAGACCGTTTTCATAACCTGTTTTGAAAAAGTTTTCTACGTTTTTAAAGTCAAAAGGAGATCCGGGGAGGAAATGATTGACTACTATGTCACAGAAGTGTTCTCTATACTGTTGATTTTCAAGAACCTGTGCCATTGCACTGCGAAGTGCAACATCTGCCAAGGAATTGGGATTATATTCAGGATTTACAAAGTGAACGCTTGAACCGATTACTATATCGCAACCGAAAACTTTAGGGAATTCGGCAGGCATGGCGTTTCTTATCCCACCGTCTATGTAGTAGTTTCCGTCTATTTTCCAGGGGGCAAATAGTGGTGGTATTGAGCAGGAAGCTACAATCCAGTCAGAAGCTCTGCCTTCAGTTACAAATTTTACCTTCAATGTTTTAAGGTCAACGACTGTAAGTGCAAACGGAATTTTAAACTCTTTTATATCTGTATCGCCTATGAATTCTTCCAGTTTGTGTTTAAGTTTTGTTAGTTTGAACAGACCGCCTTTGAACGATGGTGTGGCAAGCTGTTTCCAGTTTAATGATCTTGCTATTTCTATAATTTTGTCGGGACTGTATCCATAAGCGTAAAGGGCTCCTATTATCGATCCGGCACTTGCTCCGGAAATGGCAGCAGGACAAATACCTTTCTGTTCCAATCCTTTTAGAAAACCTGCATGGGCGACTCCCCTGAGGAAGCCGCCTGAAAGGGCAATTCCTATCTTTTTCATTTAGAATTTATACTCCTGGCCCGGCTTTACAATTTCGACTTTTATACCTTTTTCTTCTGCCAGTTTTTTAAATTCTTCAGGATCTTTATCTATAACCGGCCAGGTTTTGTAGTGCATCGGTATTGCGATTTTTGGCTTGATCATTTCAGCGGCTATGGCAGCGTCTCTCGGGTCCATTGTGAAGTTTCCACCAATAGGCAGAAGTGCTACATCGATATTTTCGTATTTACCAAGAAGCTCCATATCTGCAATAAGTCCTGTGTCTCCGGCGTGGTAGAGGTTTTTACCGTCAACTTCTATTATCATTCCGCACGGATTTCCACCGTAGATGATTTTATCCCCTTCTACAATGGCGCTTCCGTGTGCAGCCGGTGTTAGCTTCACTCTTCCGAATGGGAACTGATAGGTTCCACCGATGTGCATTGCGTGAATGTTTGCTCCTTTTGATCCGCAATAAGAAGCTG
It contains:
- a CDS encoding patatin-like phospholipase family protein codes for the protein MKKIGIALSGGFLRGVAHAGFLKGLEQKGICPAAISGASAGSIIGALYAYGYSPDKIIEIARSLNWKQLATPSFKGGLFKLTKLKHKLEEFIGDTDIKEFKIPFALTVVDLKTLKVKFVTEGRASDWIVASCSIPPLFAPWKIDGNYYIDGGIRNAMPAEFPKVFGCDIVIGSSVHFVNPEYNPNSLADVALRSAMAQVLENQQYREHFCDIVVNHFLPGSPFDFKNVENFFKTGYENGLKTAEEIKKWL
- a CDS encoding metal-dependent hydrolase, yielding MAKLRYLGHAAFYIEGEGLKALIDPFLSQNPWNIAKPEDFTDINYIFVTHGHGDHLGDAIEIAKETGATIVSIFETASYCGSKGANIHAMHIGGTYQFPFGRVKLTPAAHGSAIVEGDKIIYGGNPCGMIIEVDGKNLYHAGDTGLIADMELLGKYENIDVALLPIGGNFTMDPRDAAIAAEMIKPKIAIPMHYKTWPVIDKDPEEFKKLAEEKGIKVEIVKPGQEYKF
- a CDS encoding VanZ family protein; this encodes MVYTKLLTQPSFLGSFSFKSDRLFLILFIYGVFIEFTQLFIPGRYCDWKDVLADVIGIFCGLASFLLFSTVKHKDKET
- a CDS encoding LysM peptidoglycan-binding domain-containing protein, with product MKILKSLIKTFIILIAITVTATATTYTVKKGDSLKKIADRFGITTTQIIITNRLKAPYTIYPGQKLKIPVSYTLYKVKRGDFLGKIAKKFGVSTKEIVKINHLKKPYRIYPGQRLKIPVKYKKKSLKRYSRKTPTKFTTKIIKYKVKTGDYLGKIARKFGTSVREIIKINHLKKPYRIYKGQILKIPIRVSVPINKPVTKATSPQIENSSKYSMLRKVPIYKYYTVRRGDSIGKIAKKFGVSVKSIIRVNHLRKPYLIRPGQRLKILVGYKDRLAINRPIEFKMPLDGQIDTTIRAKGYKGIFIIAPPGKPVKAAEVGIVKFAGKDDKFLKKYGNVVILEHPQGYTTIYASLGKIDVKPGQLVHRGEVIGTSGVSGDWGRSGLYFEISRIHNGKAYPLNPLEVLR
- a CDS encoding acylphosphatase produces the protein MALKTLHAFVSGKVQGVGYRAFTRSKAKALGLKGFVRNLPDGRVEVVAEGDEEKLEKLLDYLRQGPFFADVKDVKYTYSDYRGVYEDFEITY